In Negativicoccus succinicivorans, the sequence CGCGGCGTCGGGCGCGCCGGTGGATTGGCCGGAAGACGTCGCGACAGCGCAAAGCGCGACGGGGCCGGTGGCGGAAACGGTGCAGGCTCTGGTGGGGCTCGGTTATACGGAGCAGGAAGTGCGCGGCGCGGCGGAAAAGCTGGCGGCGCAGTATCCGCAAACGGACCGCTTGCTGCGCGCGGTGTTGGCGCAACTCGGTAAAGAAAGAGGATGACGATGGCAGACGAACGGATTATCGCGCGCGAGGAAACGCCCGGCGACGGTTGGCAACAGTCGTTGCGACCGCGGCACTTGGCCGATTATATCGGACAGGAAACGCTCAAGCGCAATTTGGAAGTATATATCGCGGCGGCGAAACAGCGCGGCGAACCTTTGGATCACGTGCTTTTATACGGTCCGCCGGGGCTCGGTAAAACAACGCTGGCAGGCGTGATCGCCAACGAAATGGAGGTGCCGCTTAGGATCACGAGCGGTCCGGCGATTGAACGTCCCGGTGATTTGGCGGCATTGTTGACCAATTTGGAAACCGGCGACGTACTATTTATTGATGAAATTCATCGCCTTTCCCGCAGCGTGGAAGAGATTTTATATCCGGCGCTGGAAGATTTCGCGTTGGATATTTTGATCGGGAAAGGTCCGGGCGCGAAATCGGTTCGCATTGATTTGCCGCCGTTCACGCTGGTGGGCGCGACGACGCGCGCGGGTGCGTTGGCGGCGCCGTTGCGCGATCGTTTCGGCGTCATTCATCGCTTGGAATATTACCAACCCGGGGAAATCGAAAAAATCATTACGCGCTCGGCGCAATTATTGGGAATTGAAATGGCGCCGGAAGGGGCGGCGGAAATTGCTCGGCGTTCGCGCGGCACGCCACGTATCGCGAACCGCCTGTTGAAACGCGTGCGCGATTTCGCGCAGGTAAAAGCGGACGGCGTCATCACGTCGGAGATTGCCGATTTGGCGCTGGCGGCGATGGAAGTCGATCATGCCGGTTTGGACGCGATTGACCGCAAGGTTCTCGCGACGATTATTCGTCAGTTCGGCGGCGGTCCGGTCGGGCTCGACACCATCGCGGCCGCGGTGAGTGAAGAAACGGCGACGATCGAAGATGTGTACGAGCCGTACCTGATGCAAAATGGATTTTTACATCGCACACCGCGCGGTCGCGTGGCGACGGCGGCGGCGTACGCGCATCTGGGCATCGCGATGCCGCAACAGACGTCGGACGGCGATTTGTTTGAGGCGCGTCATGGGTAAAATGGTGATGATCCTCGGCGCCGTTTTATTTTTGATCGGCGCGTGCATGCATTTCGGCGGGCACTTTTTACCGTTGGGCAAATTGCCGGGAGATATTTCATTTACCAAGGGCAATACTACGTTTTATTTTCCGCTCGGAACATCGATTTTGCTTTCGATCGTTCTGACGCTTGTCTTACAGTTATTTACAAGGCGGTGAATTATGGTTCGATGGCAGCAATGCTGCGCGGTTATTTTGACGGGAGCGCTTCTTTTCGGCACGGCGGCGACCGTGGATGCGGCGGGCGTGAAAGGTTCGCCGGGCGCGCGTTCGCGTACGGAAAGCACGCGTGTGGTGAAAGGAGTGCCGGTGAAAAAGCCGGCGAAAGTGAAGATGGGACGTTACGAGACGCCAACGTCTCCTCGGGCAGAAGCGAAAGACAAACGGGGCGATCTCCGACAAGTCTTACCGATCACGGAAAATGAACCGGTCGTGCTGGTAGGTCTGATGCGCAACGCTCATTCACCGAAAGTGAGCATCAATGGCGCGTACACGGTGTATAACGGCACGCAAAAATGGAAAACATTCAGCAAAGGCGACACCTTGCGCATCGGCGTAAGCGCGAAATCCATTACGCTCGACGGTAAAAAAGTCGGCGAAACGGTGTATATCCGACCGGAAGGGTTCGCGCTGGTCGCGGTGGACGGCAACGAATATCGTGGCGCGCTGAAATTGATTCGGACGCCGGGGCATGACGGCGTGACGGTGATCAATGAAGTCGGCATGGAAGAGTATCTCTACGGCGTCGTGCCGCGTGAAATGTCGGCGTCGTGGGAGCCGAACGCATTGCGGGCGCAAGCGGTGGCGGCTCGCACGTACGCGCTCAATCATAAAAATAATTACGCGTCGCAGGGGTTTGACGTCTACGACACTATCGTTTCGCAAGTGTACGGCGGCGTCGCGGCGGAAGCTCCGGAATCCACGCAAGCCGTCAATGATACGGCGGGCGAAGTGATTTTGTACAAAGGCGAACCGATTGACGCGGTATTTTGTGCGCATTCGGGCGGCTACACGGAAGACAGTGAAAATGTCTGGGATAATTTCGTGCCCTACTTGCGCGCGGTCAGTGAGCCGTTGAACGATTTCACCAAACAACGCTGGGAAAAAGAAATTTCGCTCGCTGATTTGGAGAGCGCGCTGGCGGCCTACGGTAAAGATGTCGGCAAAATTAAGAATATTAAATTGTCCAAGCTGAAAAAAGCGCCGGTGAAAGCGTTTGACCGAACTGTTTCGGGACGCGTTCGCACCTTGCAGATCGCCGGTAAAAAACAGGCGGTGGCGATCAGCGGCAACCGTTTTCAGCAGATGTTCGACTTGCGAAGCACGATGTTCGATATCGTCAAAGGCAGCAAGAACGATCGCTTGAAAATTATCGGTTACGGGTATGGCCACGGCGTCGGCATGTCCCAATGGGGCGCGCAGATCATGGCGCAGCAAAAGCCGCGTGATCCGCATCATTATCGGGAAATTTTACGACACTTCTATACGGGTGTCACCATTGAAAAAATGTATTGAAACGAAGGTCAGATATGAACGTCAGTGAATTTAATTATGATTTGCCGGAGGAGCTGATCGCGCAAACTCCGGTCGAGCCGCGCGACACGTCGCGACTGCTCACTTTGGATCGTCAAACGGGCGCTACGAAACAGGGAACATTTCGGGATATTTTAGCAGACGTGCGCCCCGATGACGTGTGGGTTTTTAATAATACGCGCGTCATTCCGGCGCGGCTTTACGGTAAACGGCCGACGGGCGGCAGGGTGGAAGTCCTGCTGCTGCATCCGCTGGGCGAAGACCGTTGGGAAGTGTTGGTGCGGCCGGGCAAAAAAGCGTTGCTGGGCACGGCGCTTACCTTTGACGCCGGCGTGACGGCGACGGTGGAAGATCGCACGGACTTTGGCGGACGCGTTTTGAAGTTTACTTATGACGGCGATTTTTATGAACGCTTGGACGAAATCGGCGAAATGCCGTTGCCGCCGTACATTCACGAGCGCTTGCAGGATCGGGAACGGTACCAGACCGTGTACAGTAAAACGCCGGGGTCGGCGGCGGCGCCGACGGCGGGATTACATTTCACGCCGGAAGTGCTGGAAGAAATCGCCGCGCGCGGCGCGACCGTTTGCTACGTCACGTTGGATGTCGGACTGGGCACGTTTCGGCCGGTTTCGGTGACGCAGATCGAAGCGCATCACATGCATTCGGAAACGTATAACGTGAGTGAAGAAACGGCGCGGCTGATTAATGAGGCGAAACGGGCCGGACGGCGGATCGTCGCGGTCGGCACGACGTCGGTGCGCACGCTGGAGGCGGCGGGGCAAAGCGGCGTTGTGAAAGCGGGAAGCGGCGCGACGGAACTTTTTATTTATCCGGGGTATGAGTTTAAAATCGTCGACGCGATGGTGACTAATTTCCATTTGCCGCAGTCGACGCTTTTGATGATGATTTCCGCGTTTGCCGGTAAAGACCATGTGCTCGCCGCTTATCGGGAAGCGGTCGCGGCGAAGTATCGGTTCTTCAGTTTCGGCGACGCGATGTGGATACGGTAGGTGGAATATGGCGGTTATTACCTATGAATTAGTACATGAAGACGCGCAAACCGGCGCGCGCGCCGGTCGCATCCACACGCCGCACGGAAGTTTTGACACGCCGATGTTCATGCCGGTGGGCACGCAGGCGACGGTCAAAACATTGTCGCCGGAGGAAGTGGCGGAAACCGGCGCGGGCATTATTTTAAGCAACACGTATCATTTGTTTTTGCGTCCCGGCACGGAATTGATCAAAGAGGCCGGGGGCCTGCATCAGTTTATGAAGTGGCCGCGCGCGATGCTCACCGACAGCGGCGGCTTCCAGGTGTTCAGCTTGGGCGCGATGCGCAAGATCAAAGAGGAAGGCGTTTATTTCCGTTCCCATATCGACGGATCCAAGCAATTTTTGTCGCCGGAAGTGGCGACGCGCGCGCAGATGGATCTCGGGGCGGATATCGCGATGGCCTTTGATGAATGCATTCCGTATCCGGCGGACTACGAGTACGCCAAGCAGTCGACGGAACGCACGACGCGCTGGGCGAATCGTTGTCTGGAAGTGCATGAGCATCCGGCACAAGGCATGTTCGGGATTATTCAGGGCGGCATGTATCGCGACCTGCGGTCGCAAAGCGCGCGGGAGATCACGGCGCTTCCGTTTGACGGTTTCGCGATCGGCGGTTTAAGCGTCGGCGAGCCGCACGATCTGATGTATGAAATGCTGGACTACACGACGCATCTGATGCCGCGCGATAAGGCGCGCTACCTGATGGGCGTGGGCACGCCGGATTGTCTCGTGGAAGGGGTGGCGCGCGGCGTCGACATGTTCGACTGCGTCTATCCGACACGCGTCGCGCGTAACGGCATGGCGATGTTGAAAACGGGCCGGCTGAATATTAAAAATAAACAGTTCGAGCGCGATTTTTCACCGCTGGACGAAGAATGCGACTGCTACGCGTGCCGCCATTATACGCGGGCGTACATTCGCCACTTGTACAAAGCGGAAGAAATTTTCGCGTTCCGTCTGCTTTCCGTGCACAATATCCATTTCCTGCAGAGTTTCATGCGCGGTTTGCGGGAAGCGATTTTGGAAGATCGGTTCGGCGATTTTCAGCGTGATTTTTGGGCGCAGTGGCAACGCTAGAAAAAGATGCGCGTAAGATTTTCGCAGAGCCTTTGAATATGATAAAATAAATAAGATAAGATACGATTAAGGAGGTGCAAATATGCAACAATTTATGCCGTTAATTAATGCCGCATGGCCGTTTTTGTTGATGATCGCCATTTTTTATTTCTTACTGTATCGTCCGCAGAAACGGGAAAAGTCCGAACGTAAGCTGTTTTTAGAACGTCTCGGTCGCAACAGCAAGGTGATTACCGTCGGCGGACTGTATGGTACTGTAAAGGCGATTAAAAATGAATGGGTCCTTTTACAGATCGCTCCGAAAGTGGAAATTAAAGTAGCCAAAGCGGCGATTCATAAATTCCAATCGGAAGAAAAAGAAGAACCGGTCGCTAAAGAAGTCGAAGCAGAGCAGGAAGCGGCCAACCGTGATGCCTGAAATGACAGCGGCGCAAGCGCAGAAAAAAGCGTTGCGCCGTCCTCTTTTGGAACAACGGCAACACTTCGAGCCCGCTTCCGTCAGCCGCGCCATTTGCGAGCGCATCACGGATTCCGCGATGTTTCGCGACGCGAATGTTGTTTTCGGATATTTGGCGATGTCGCAGGAAATCAATATTGATCCGGTGCTTAGCGCCGCGCTCGCTCAAGGGAAAACCGTTGCCGTGCCGAAACTCACGGCCACGCTCGGCATCATGGACGCGGTCGAGCTGACTTCATGGGAAGATTTGGCGCTGAACCGCTGGGAGATTCGCGAACCGCGCGCCACCGCGGTGATGGATCCGAGGGAATTCGACTTGGTGTTGGTTCCCGGCTTGGCATTCACACGCAACGGAGCGCGCCTGGGCATGGGCGGCGGTTACTATGACCGCTGGCTGGTACATACAAATGCAAAGACACTCGGTATTTGCACCGAGGCCTTTCTCGTCACGCAGATTCCGCTTACGCCGAACGACGTAACGGTAGATGCGGTAGTCACGGAGACCGCCTGGTACACCGCGAGGTGACCGGCGGGGAGGGAGAATAAGTTTTGCGTATCAATGAGTTGTTAAAATTTTTATTGGCGATCGCTGTCATCATCGGCCTCTTTGTTTTCAAAGTAGGCGACTTGGCGGGATCGATCAAACAGGGCTTGGATCTGCAAGGCGGCACGCATATCGTGCTGGAAGCGAAAGATATGCCCGCACACGCCGTTACCGATCAGGACGTGGAACAGGTCGTCAAGATCATGGAACGTCGTATCAATGAAATGGGTTTGACCGAACCGATCATTCAGCGCGAAGGTTCGCGTCGTATCATCATCGAACTGCCGGGCGAACGCGATCCGGAACAGGCGATCAAAACGATCGGCAAGACGGCGATCCTGCAGTTCAAAGACGAGGACGGCAATGTCCGCCTTTCGGGTGAAGATCTGGCGACAGCGAAAGAAGAATTGGGACAGGGAAATAAACCTTTAGTCGCCATCGAATTTAATGATCAGGGCGCGAAAAAATTCGGCGATCTGACCACGCAAAATGTCGGTCGTCATATCGCGATCGTATTGGACGGCGAAGTCCTGACAAATCCGGTCGTGAACGAACCGATCTTAGGCGGTAAAGCAGTCATCACCGGTAACCGTTCGCTGGAAGAAGCCAAAGACTTGGCGATTCTTTTGCGCAGCGGCGCGTTGCCGGTTAAAGTCGACGTTATGGAAGTTCGTACCGTCGGACCGTCGCTCGGTCAGGACTCCAAAGATAAGAGCGTCATGGCCTTCGCGATCGGCCTTTCGTTGATCACTCTTTTCATGCTTTTGATTTATCGCGTGAACGGGTTTATCGCCAATGTGGCGTTGCTCGTCTATGTTTTGTTATTGCTTTTGATTTTAAAATTACTGCATGCGACACTGACCCTACCGGGCATCGCGGGTATCATTCTTTCCATCGGTATGGCGGTCGACGCGAACATTCTGATTTTCGAACGCTTTAAGGAAGAAATCGTGGCCGGTAAAGTATTGCGTCTGGCGATTCAGGCCGGTTTCAAACGCGCGTTCGCGACGATTTTCGACGCGAATATGACGGTTATGATTACCGCGCTGATCCTGTTCGTTTTGGGCAGCGGCACGATTAAAGGTTTCGCGATTACGCTCGGTTTGGGCGTGCTCGTCAGCATGTTCACGGCGATCACCGTCAGTCGAACGCTGCTGATGATGCTCATCAACGCCAACATTGTGCATAATCCCTGGCTCTTCGGAGCGCGGAAAGGGGGCTATGCCAAATGAATTGGAAGTGGAATGTAGTCAGCTATCGTAAAATTTGGTTTACATTCTCGACCCTGCTTGTCATTCCCTGCATCATCGCGATCGCGATGTTCGGTTTCAACTGGGGCATTGATTTCACCGGCGGCACGATTATCGACCTGAATTTCGCGCAGCTCGTGACGGTCGCGCAAGTGCGTGAGGCGGTCACCGACGACGGTCTCGGCGCCAGCACGATCCAGCTTTCCGGCAATGTCGACAGCGAATCGGGTCACGATGTGATGATTCGCACGCATAACCTGTCGGCGGAAGAAACGAATGCGGTCGTAGCTCATGTGCAACAAAAATTGGGCGATGTCGATGTGAATCGTATCGAATCGGTCGGCGCGGTCATCGGTTCGGAAGTGACTGAACACGCGCTGATCAATTTGCTGGTCGCTTTCGCCGCGTTGATCGCGTACATCTCCTATCGTTTTGAATACCGGATCGGCATTTCCTGTATCATCGCGATTACGCACGATATCTTAGTCGTGCTGGGCACATTCGCATTGTTCCAGCTGGAAATTGACGCGTCATTCCTGGCGGCGATTTTGACGGTTATCGGCTACTCGATGAACGAATCGGTCGTTATTTTCGACCGCGTCCGCGAAAACTTGCGCACGCATCGCAAAACGGATTCGTACGAAACGCTCGCGAATGACAGTATTAAGCAAAGTATTACGCGCAGTTTCTACACATTGACGACGGTTTTGTTCGCGGTCGGCTCGCTGTATTTCTTCGGCGGCGAGACCACGAAAAACTTCGCGCTTGTCATGCTGGTGGGTTTCATCAGCGGCGCGTATTCGTCTCTGTGCATCGCGACCTCGTTGTGGGTGGTATGGCGCAACTATGACGGCAAAAAGCATCATAGCGTACGCACGAAAAACGCGTAACGTGAAAAGATCCCGAGTTTTCGGGATCTTTTTTATTGCGGGATTAGCGGTTGTGCTCGCTGGAGTATTTTGAATTTTCACCGATTACTTTGGATATGGCAGTTTTCAAAAAGGTTTTGCCGTGCGTGAGAGTCTCGGTGTTGAAATGCATATCCGGCAACTGAAAAAAAGGACTGCGGGAGTCTTTTTAAGCTCGTCAAACAGCGAGGAAAAGGTCGCGTCGCTACAGCGAAAAATCTCCTTGACTTTTTATTTTCGTGAGATAGTATAAAAATATAATAGACGAAAATTTATGTTGCGAATAAAGGAGCAGCGACGACATGACGGCGCAGGAGATGGCAACAC encodes:
- the tgt gene encoding tRNA guanosine(34) transglycosylase Tgt, with product MAVITYELVHEDAQTGARAGRIHTPHGSFDTPMFMPVGTQATVKTLSPEEVAETGAGIILSNTYHLFLRPGTELIKEAGGLHQFMKWPRAMLTDSGGFQVFSLGAMRKIKEEGVYFRSHIDGSKQFLSPEVATRAQMDLGADIAMAFDECIPYPADYEYAKQSTERTTRWANRCLEVHEHPAQGMFGIIQGGMYRDLRSQSAREITALPFDGFAIGGLSVGEPHDLMYEMLDYTTHLMPRDKARYLMGVGTPDCLVEGVARGVDMFDCVYPTRVARNGMAMLKTGRLNIKNKQFERDFSPLDEECDCYACRHYTRAYIRHLYKAEEIFAFRLLSVHNIHFLQSFMRGLREAILEDRFGDFQRDFWAQWQR
- the secF gene encoding protein translocase subunit SecF, whose translation is MNWKWNVVSYRKIWFTFSTLLVIPCIIAIAMFGFNWGIDFTGGTIIDLNFAQLVTVAQVREAVTDDGLGASTIQLSGNVDSESGHDVMIRTHNLSAEETNAVVAHVQQKLGDVDVNRIESVGAVIGSEVTEHALINLLVAFAALIAYISYRFEYRIGISCIIAITHDILVVLGTFALFQLEIDASFLAAILTVIGYSMNESVVIFDRVRENLRTHRKTDSYETLANDSIKQSITRSFYTLTTVLFAVGSLYFFGGETTKNFALVMLVGFISGAYSSLCIATSLWVVWRNYDGKKHHSVRTKNA
- the secD gene encoding protein translocase subunit SecD, giving the protein MRINELLKFLLAIAVIIGLFVFKVGDLAGSIKQGLDLQGGTHIVLEAKDMPAHAVTDQDVEQVVKIMERRINEMGLTEPIIQREGSRRIIIELPGERDPEQAIKTIGKTAILQFKDEDGNVRLSGEDLATAKEELGQGNKPLVAIEFNDQGAKKFGDLTTQNVGRHIAIVLDGEVLTNPVVNEPILGGKAVITGNRSLEEAKDLAILLRSGALPVKVDVMEVRTVGPSLGQDSKDKSVMAFAIGLSLITLFMLLIYRVNGFIANVALLVYVLLLLLILKLLHATLTLPGIAGIILSIGMAVDANILIFERFKEEIVAGKVLRLAIQAGFKRAFATIFDANMTVMITALILFVLGSGTIKGFAITLGLGVLVSMFTAITVSRTLLMMLINANIVHNPWLFGARKGGYAK
- a CDS encoding SpoIID/LytB domain-containing protein, encoding MVRWQQCCAVILTGALLFGTAATVDAAGVKGSPGARSRTESTRVVKGVPVKKPAKVKMGRYETPTSPRAEAKDKRGDLRQVLPITENEPVVLVGLMRNAHSPKVSINGAYTVYNGTQKWKTFSKGDTLRIGVSAKSITLDGKKVGETVYIRPEGFALVAVDGNEYRGALKLIRTPGHDGVTVINEVGMEEYLYGVVPREMSASWEPNALRAQAVAARTYALNHKNNYASQGFDVYDTIVSQVYGGVAAEAPESTQAVNDTAGEVILYKGEPIDAVFCAHSGGYTEDSENVWDNFVPYLRAVSEPLNDFTKQRWEKEISLADLESALAAYGKDVGKIKNIKLSKLKKAPVKAFDRTVSGRVRTLQIAGKKQAVAISGNRFQQMFDLRSTMFDIVKGSKNDRLKIIGYGYGHGVGMSQWGAQIMAQQKPRDPHHYREILRHFYTGVTIEKMY
- the queA gene encoding tRNA preQ1(34) S-adenosylmethionine ribosyltransferase-isomerase QueA codes for the protein MNVSEFNYDLPEELIAQTPVEPRDTSRLLTLDRQTGATKQGTFRDILADVRPDDVWVFNNTRVIPARLYGKRPTGGRVEVLLLHPLGEDRWEVLVRPGKKALLGTALTFDAGVTATVEDRTDFGGRVLKFTYDGDFYERLDEIGEMPLPPYIHERLQDRERYQTVYSKTPGSAAAPTAGLHFTPEVLEEIAARGATVCYVTLDVGLGTFRPVSVTQIEAHHMHSETYNVSEETARLINEAKRAGRRIVAVGTTSVRTLEAAGQSGVVKAGSGATELFIYPGYEFKIVDAMVTNFHLPQSTLLMMISAFAGKDHVLAAYREAVAAKYRFFSFGDAMWIR
- the ruvB gene encoding Holliday junction branch migration DNA helicase RuvB, whose translation is MADERIIAREETPGDGWQQSLRPRHLADYIGQETLKRNLEVYIAAAKQRGEPLDHVLLYGPPGLGKTTLAGVIANEMEVPLRITSGPAIERPGDLAALLTNLETGDVLFIDEIHRLSRSVEEILYPALEDFALDILIGKGPGAKSVRIDLPPFTLVGATTRAGALAAPLRDRFGVIHRLEYYQPGEIEKIITRSAQLLGIEMAPEGAAEIARRSRGTPRIANRLLKRVRDFAQVKADGVITSEIADLALAAMEVDHAGLDAIDRKVLATIIRQFGGGPVGLDTIAAAVSEETATIEDVYEPYLMQNGFLHRTPRGRVATAAAYAHLGIAMPQQTSDGDLFEARHG
- a CDS encoding DUF2905 domain-containing protein — its product is MGKMVMILGAVLFLIGACMHFGGHFLPLGKLPGDISFTKGNTTFYFPLGTSILLSIVLTLVLQLFTRR
- the yajC gene encoding preprotein translocase subunit YajC; the encoded protein is MQQFMPLINAAWPFLLMIAIFYFLLYRPQKREKSERKLFLERLGRNSKVITVGGLYGTVKAIKNEWVLLQIAPKVEIKVAKAAIHKFQSEEKEEPVAKEVEAEQEAANRDA
- a CDS encoding 5-formyltetrahydrofolate cyclo-ligase, with protein sequence MPEMTAAQAQKKALRRPLLEQRQHFEPASVSRAICERITDSAMFRDANVVFGYLAMSQEINIDPVLSAALAQGKTVAVPKLTATLGIMDAVELTSWEDLALNRWEIREPRATAVMDPREFDLVLVPGLAFTRNGARLGMGGGYYDRWLVHTNAKTLGICTEAFLVTQIPLTPNDVTVDAVVTETAWYTAR